In Canis aureus isolate CA01 chromosome 25, VMU_Caureus_v.1.0, whole genome shotgun sequence, the genomic window tgtctttctctctgtgtgtgtctctcatgaataaataaataaaatctctaaatacataaataaaccccccccccaaaaaaaattaatggtttGCCATCCCTCTATGCTTGCTTCCTCCCCTGTTTTTGTTATATATGTTGGTCAAGTCTGAGTTTTATGTCATTATTACTTTACACTTGCATTCCTAGCTCCATGATAGAGGTAAAGAATGACAGAAGTAGAACTATGGATGATAGGGGGCGTTTTTTCCAGCCCATAGTATTTTAAACCAATGTATAAAGTTGCTTTGTACAAATCTATTTCCAAATATAacactatttaatttttaaaaacttggagaTATAATTGCAGTGTCAGATATCATTTGTTAAGTGCCTATTTTATGATGCCAgataatttgtatctttttttaaaaagtaagtaatttGTCATTTTCGTTTAATGTATGTTTGCTTGCTTGGTTTTTAAAGGTGAAGGctgtaaaattatttcttacaCCAGAAGACTTGGATGATCCTGTGAATAGagcaaagaaatattttcttcaaactggtatttaaaaatttctttattccaTACATGGTCATGAAATACATAATACAGATGTTACATCAGCAGGAGGGCATTCATCACTGCATAAATGTGATAGGAAAtagattataatataatatatatttaataattttattacataCCCAAGACACTCAGTTTTGGCGAAATATCCAAGACTCTTGCTTGGGAGTAGGAATGAGGAGAGCAAGAGTATCTTAGTTTTTCTTGGTCTAAATCCTCAAGATAAGACTTTCAAATTCTAAACTGGTTACCAATAGAAGCATATACTACAACTATGGGAGACTTAAACTACATAGAAGTTTAATTGTTATATCTAATATTTTGTGCATCGTTTTTGGTTTAGTTGCCATTCAGCCCTGTCAGTTTGGGCACTTTAGCTCAATATGATGATTTAAATGCAGAATGCTTCCTGGGAAACACTTAAGGAAAGCGTTATGGGTGTGGGTTCTAGAGTCAGTCCTCATGGGTTTGACTTTCAAAATGACTTACATGTTTATATCTATAGAGTTCTGAGAATATCATTTCCTATGGCAGTGATTCCTAAACTTTAGTGTTCATAAGAAACACCTAGTGCATTACTAAAATGAGGATTCCTACCTAAAGAAGTGTCTTTGCGGTAGAGTTCgttaatttaagtttaaaaagtatCCCATTTAGCAAGGCCTGTTAGCACACTTGAAGGATCTAAGGATCCAACCCTTTCTTACTCAAAAGATTGTGTAAATGTTCGTaatagctctttaaaaatatgtagtctCAGAggtttatttaatgatttttttgagACATTCTCTGAATAATTGCAAGTTAATCTCCATTCTGAAGTAGGTATTACTAATGTGctttttgctacttttttttaaagcagggaaAGTGAATGGAGAATGGACCATATGATTAATGATCTTTCTTAAGCAGACAAGCTCTTCAGGTGTAACTAGGTTTATACTTGGTACTAAACACCCTCTTCATATTCAAGTTTATAAGATAGCACAGTTCATTGCCTCTCATTAGAGGTCATACTAAAGGTCTTTATAACTGGCCTTTAAATGAAGGTGGTTGACTCACtgactttctctttatttcagaGGATGCAAAAGGCACACTTTCATTGATGCCTGAATTCAAAGTTCGAGAGAGAGCACTGTTGGAGTCATTGCATCGCTTTGGCATGACTGAGGAGGGTTGTATCCAGGCgtggttttcttttccccattctaTGCGCATATTCTACATTCATGCATATAGCAGCAAAATTTGGAATGAGGCAGTATCTTACAGACTTTCAACTTATGGATCAAGAGTAGTAGAGGGTGATTTGGTCTGTTTGGATGAAGATATTGATGATGAACACTTCCCAAGTAGTAAAGTAAGTATCATTTACTCAAAGTTGTCAAAGAATGGTTACCACGCTAGGAATATTAATTTTCAGAAGCCTTTATTTCAGAAACAATTTAGAGCtaaatgtgcattttatttttttatttgtatttgcttatcttctgtttctgtgctTTTAGCTGAGGCTTAACAAATGTCtgtaaatggtaaaataaaaatagacactaAGCAAAAGGTACAAAGATAGTAAACCTTCCTTTAAAGAAATGTCCTTTAAAGAacattataaaatctttaaagaacatgttttaaaaaattacagaagtaATGCACAAAATAGTGCcattaaatgtgaaaaatcaaaactacatatGAAGCTGTCATCTTGTCACCACTCTTATTGTCTTTCCCTCTTCTGTGTTCAAGAAATCAATCTGTTTTTGTCCTGTGTCCTTCTAGACCTTTGTCTATGCCTTCCCATAAATATCCATAGAagagtatatttttattctattagctaacactgagaaaagaaaaaaaagagcttagAAACTCAgaacttaaaatatgaaaaagaaagaatacaatttTTGTAATAATGGTATATGGAGTATGTAATggtgtgtgtatttcttttatataaatgtgATTTTGTATAATTGCAATTtcacaatttgtttttttcctcttaacaATGTCTTAGAGACATTTATATTagtgaatttataatttatagtatAAAAGTTGATTCTTCATTTCCTCTCTGTCCAACTAGTACTTTTATCTTTGTGAGTTTGaacaatttaaataatgaaactgaattcCATAAGTCaagtaaagaaatttattttataatataatacaaaaagaaccaattataatataaaaagaacattatCTCAAGTTAGtgttacaaatataaaaatgaagggaTTTGAGTAGTGCTTTcatatataacattataaaatctttgaattttaaatgagAGAGGTATCTTAGAGATCCTCTTTTTTTAACtctcattttaaagaaacaaacatcaAGAACAGATTAAGTGATACATGTAGTAGAATTAAAAAGGCCCTAGCCTGAGTTGGTCTCCACTAGAGAAATCATGGAGTGTAGAAAAGGTGTCAGCATCTAGAGGGAGAACATggcccagtttttaaaaaatgaagaaaaatagactCAACTCTATATAAAAGAAGCTTTATCTAAATTAATCGTAGAAGTCTGGATGTATGAATTAAgctttttgttcatttggttgGTTGATTTTGGTTTGGGATTTGGTTTTGGTTAAGTAATAGAGATCTATCTTGGACTAACTTAAGGAAAAGCAGACAGTAATTCATTGGCTCTCGTAACTGAGGCTGATTGATTCAGACACAGCTATATCCAGGGGTTAAGCAGTCTCCTAAATAACCtatctcttattttcttcatctttcaacTCAGTTTTCCTGTGTTAGAACCATTCTCAGTTTGACTTGTTCTTTCAGTGGCAAAATGGTTATGAGCATCTCTAAGCTTATTTCTTACAACTTGtagagaagataatttttttccccatggaatAAAAGCCATGGAATTAAGTGTCTTGGGCTAGGAATGGCCTGGCTTGGGTCCCGTGTCCAAGCCCAAACCAATTATTGTGGCCTGGAGTATGTTCCAAAAGATCATTCCTGGAATCATCTCCCCTAAATCATGTTTGAAAACTGGAAGGGGAGCTTCCTGAAAATGAGGGTGCTACTATTAGAAAAGAGAGTAAAGGCTGAGCAAGCCAGAACAGCAGATGTCTGCTTCACTGTTTCATTGAATGGGTAGCTTATGAGTATTTAGATAAGAAAGTGATCGCTAAGAATGGTCATTTAACTGAGAcaaaatctgaaactataaaaagaaatctaggagcattataggttttattttataaatgagtggAAGAAGAGATGTCAGTGATTCCCTTTTGATAAATAGTGAAAAATCAGGTTTTTTTCACACATTCcagaaaacattcatttaaatattacCTGGGCTACACATTATTTAGTAAGTTAGTCATTCCTAATTCAGATTTTCAGAAGTTAAATGTTACTTTGATAAGACATGGTAATAGTCTATGAAATTCATGTCTTACAAGACTTCTTGGTTCAAAGTAACATTTGCAAGGACAGTTTTGTGATAAGAACTGTATCTGTGTTTCTTTGGAGctatagaagaaaggaaaacatttctccTTCATATCTTGCTAGGTTTCcgtctattagaaaaaaaaaagaaagtctttatatattttaagaccaATCATTTATACTTTATTAGTTAGCAATAAGAATAGAAAAAGCAGGACTTACAGGcccaaaatgaaaaagacagtCAAGTTTCTGATAAATAGTATATTGAGACATGTAATATTGTGCATCTGCAGTTAAAAGTTGTAGGCAACTAATCTGATTCTTGACAGGATTACTAGACTAACAGATACACCTTTATTTCAGGTCACTTGgtagattttcaaataatttctttgtgAACAAGATGGAAAAATGTGTTAGACAATTAAAAAGTTAGGTGAATTCATAGTTGGGAAGGAGCCAAATACCAAAAGCATGTTTGTTAATGAAGAAGTCGATTGATATCAACCTAGTGGGAGTTCTTTAAACATGAAACATGATCTTCTGTACTTGACCatgtttttcagtattttcataatttatataaGTTACATTATTGTACATAGGCTTAGAGTTTGTGAAAGAGAGCTAGAAATGATGATGCAGAGAGATCCTCATCCCATGAATTTTGGTCAGATCACAGCTAAAGTTTTATATCCATTTCTGAGTCCACAACTAAAAGTGTACTTacaataaaaaacatacaaaccCCAAAAGAAAAACGAAAGGGGAGGGgcaataattatttattagagaactAGAGATTATTGCCCTCAAGTGCAGACTTGAAGGCAAAGCCAGCAGAGTTAGAGGACCCTGGACCCTATGTTATATGGTGAATGCTTTAGGAAGGGGGGGATGCTATTCATCTTTGTTTAATGATGACAGCAGCCTTTATACCTGAACTTTGATGTGCTCGAGAAATCAGAATGACTTATTCTATAGTGTCCTATAGCAACATTTCTCAGACTTAACATAcacctcttttttccccctgctctTATTACTGTTCtataaaacacattttgagaaacactaCTTCTCAGAAAGTATTATGATACTTGTTGGGGACAGAGGTGGAGTGGTTTCCCAGaggcagatttttattttttaaagattttatttatttattcatgagagagagagagagagagagagaggcacagacataggtagAGCTCCTTGGGGAGCcggatgctggacttgatcctgagactctggtatcacaccatgagccaaaggcagatgctcaatcactgagccacccaagcttcccCCAGAGGCAGATTTTTAATTCAGCATAACAATTTTGTAAGCTAGGAAAAGCTGTTGGTAACGAGGTAAAAGTATTGCCTCGGAATGTTAAGCTACCACCATTCTCTTTGTGTTTCAACTTCAGTTATTAATGGTTAAACAGGAAGTATCATTCTAATTTTTTATGTAGTCTAGAaacaaattctgaaaataatcttGTTGGGGGATATAATATTCAGCATAGGAGTCAAATTATACATAACAGGGAAAATTGAGGAAATGAATCATTCatatttttgtcatgtttttaaaatataggttcATCTAGTAACTGAAGAAGAGGAGTCAGCTAGCACATATGCGATACATCAGGTAAACTTGTTAAAAAATTGGTATATCACTTAAATCTAAGTGTAGATACTATATCTGAAAGACAAAAGGTAGATATATCCAAAAGTCCTTTTCCCcacctttttctttgctttttttttttttaagattttatttatttattcatgagagacacagagagaggcagagacctaggcagagggagaagcaggctcctcacctggagcccgatgtgggactcgatccttggaccctaggatcacgacatgagccaaaggcaaaaggtcaaccactgagctacccaggcatcccccacctTTTCCTTTTAACCACTTTTTAATTCAGGTACAATTCATATACAATAAAAATCACTCTTCTCAGTTTAAAGTTGTAAGAGTTTTGATAAACATATGCAGTCTTGTGACCAACACAAAAATCAAGATGAAGAACATTTcatctctccctgtgccccttttTTAGCAAGCCCCagcccctgagtggctcatccATTTACTAcccctatagttttgcctttgaaagaatgtcaaataaatggaatcatacagtatgtggtcttttatgtctggcttctttcaattcGCATAATGAATTTGAAATCCATTCATGTCGtttgcatttgaattttttaccttgttcttttttctgaCTACCTTTTGGTTCAAGAAAAATGTCTAGAAATCATCAAAGGAGGAAAGCCCTGCAAACTGTAGTGTCTTTTTAGTAATGTTTATATCCTGAGACATAATGATATCTCAGTGATTTTCAGATATACCAGATCTCAGTGATATAATGACCGTATATTTTTCTGAAGGCACTTACTAGTGACTTTGGGCATGTTATTGATTCTTTCTGAGACTTAAAGAATCAAGACAGCACCAACCTCATAACCAACAAGTAATAGGATTGTCTCTACCTTTTATCTTGCtagaggaagaaaacattttgccCATTTGAAAATTGAAATACTTGTTTAAGTATCCCACATCATAAATCATCCTTAACCACTTTATATCAGTTTAATTTGTGAGGAATGGTATATGTTGATCAGGAAGGTCTAAcatttctttcattgtatttcatgtattttttccccttcttctgcaCAGGTGGTTCTTCCAGTGCTTGGATACAACATTCAGTACCCAAAGAACAAAGTTGGGCAGTGGTACCAGGACACACTTAGCAGAGATGGACTACAGACGTGTAGGTTTAAAGTACCGACTCTAAAACTCAATGTTCCAGGATGCTATAGACAGATATTGAAACATCCCCATAATGTTTCATACCAACTAATGGAAGAACATGATACTGATGTCAAAACTGAAGGTTCCCACATTGATGAAACAACTTTATCTCTTCAGATCTCTTTCGATCTTGATGCTTCCTGTTACGCAACAGTGTGTCTGAGGGAGATAATGAAGCATGACTTTTAGAATCACTACCCTTgctataatcatatatatatgtgtcacTATTTAAAAGAAAGGGAGCTAAAATTTCTCGAGCACTTGCCACATGCTAGAAGCCTTACAATTGTTAGCTCCTGTAATTACAAAACATCCTGATGAAGTAGGAATTTGCAGATGTTCTAGAAGACATATAGCTAGTAAGCATCTGAACTTAAGACCCCAAAGCCTTTGTTCTTTCTATTACCTAATGTTTCAGTCATCTTTATTCTGTGCTACAAAATTTGTAATCTTCTTTTACTATTCAGGACAAATAATCCTGCAAGAtaacatgtaagaaaaaaaaacatgtttggaATAATGTTTATATCCTCTAGCTCCTTGCTTAGAATGTAGAGGAAACTAGACTATGGTGAAAGCACATGGTTGGAGAGAAAGCGAAATGaagcattttattaattattattgtcattcttttctgtttttgaaattatTGATCAGAATAATTTCATGGAGGGAAATGTAATCCCTCTATTTATGATAGCTACCTGAGGGTAGTTTACCTCCTTTATGAGATAAATTATCTTCAGTGaagattgaaataaaattttttgtacAATTTATTTATCTCAACATACATTGACCCTCTTGACTtttttgtgattattatttttttaaatattatatttattcatgagagacagagagaggggcagagacacaggcagagggagaagcaggctccatgcagggagcccgatgtgggacttgatcccaggtctccaggatcacgctctgggccgaagatgacattaaaccgctgagccacccaggcttccttctTTGTGTGATATTTTTGTCTGCTATCTAAAACATAGATTTTAGAGTTGGGGTTTAGATCGGGGAGGGATGGCATATATTGATCAGGAAAGTCTAACATTCTTTCATCACTGGTAGTATAAcatgatgaaatttaaaaagcagtataaAGCATTATATGTCAGTAATGTGCTTTTATATACTCAAGTCAAACTATTTTGGGTATAGTAATAtcaggaaataaaattcaaaagaaggaaaaaagttatATGCAATGTAAAATTGGCTCATTgcaacatttttatataaaatgaaagaaacgATAAATAGTTTGAAAATCCAGCATCAGACAAAAGTAAGTAGAATGAGGTGTATCACCTTCATGGCAAAACATGTAGTTATTAAAAGTgatgatagggatccctgggtggcgcagaggtttggcgcctgcctttggcccagggcgtgatcctggagacccgggatcgaatcccacatcaggctcccggtgcatggagcctgcttctccctctgcctatgtctctgcctctctctctccctgtgtgactatcataaataaataaaaattaaaaaaaaataaataaataaaagtgatgatAGAAGTTTAGGTATGCAAGAAAATGTTGCCTCTCAAAACCAGAACAGAGATATTATAGATGCAGTATGCACACTATGCACACCGAATGCAGCTTTTATAAAGAGGCATTTTAGCATTGTGACTAAAAGCACAGTTACTACAGAAAAACTCCCCAAGTTTGAACTGTGGCTCTGCCACATAGCATGTGGCCTTGGACTAGTTATTGAAgctttctgtgccttggtttcaaCATCTATGAAATGAGAATGGTATTATACCTACCATTATTATTGTGAGGATTCACCAAGTTCAGGTATTTACCAAAGCAGCTTGGAAAAGTACCTTCTACTTAGTTATTGTTAAATAAGTATCCACAGATGCAACGTTggacagaaagggaaagaatatgaaaatcagtttctttttttgtcattatatattttaataataaatgaatctcAGAACACAAAAATTAGACTTTGTAGTACCATTGGATTTTTAAACTTAACCTTTGTCATCTTACTacttactgaaaataaaatgctatattaagtggtaaaatatttagaaaaaatatgccATTTCATATGGTAAATTATATCCTGCAAATGTAATCAGAAAGTGAATTATGTAAATTCTTAAATTCTAGGTGTCTTTTAAATGTTAAGTAGTAATTAGTAAATATGAAAGTATTAAAATGTGCTatcattgatattttctttgcCTGTAGATGGCACTATAATTttagagatcttatttatttatgtaaatacttTAGCCACATGTAAAGAAAGCATCACTAAACTTATTGGAAGTCACCATAAAATGTGCTCAGATACTGTTGCTGTGGAAAATTACTTTACATACAAATAATATTTGAcatgttaattttctttcagtGTGAGTTGAGGCCTTGAATATACTTTTTGGACCAGATGATGACCAGTCTTGCAGTTTTCCTGGGCATTTCAGGCCTTTAGAAGGATAATCTTTAATTTTCAAGGTTACTTTAATTTTCAAGGTTACTTTTGAAACTGAGCAATAGTGTTTCAGTATTACCAAGGTGAAACAAGTTGAGGTCTTTTTATTAAGCTAAAAAAAACACTGATGTTTGTGACTTACGCCAAACTGAAAGTCGTGTAAGATTTGATTCAAGTAACTTTTATTGTTTGTTGTGCCAGTACTTCTGCTTCTCTCATTTGAATTCATATACCCAACCTATAGGTAGGTAATATTTTCCCTGATTTTGCAGATGGGAAGATACCTGAGTTGGTTTACTGACCTATTCAAGGTCAAACAGGATAGTATGTGACTAAACTTGGTTATGCTTTGTAGAACAGTATTGTTTTCATATACCTAATATTTGCCATCTGAAAACAAGTTTTTTTGTTAATGACTTTCATTTCCACTAACTCAGTATTCCTTGCCACTGATTAGTAGGCATATTGGAGCACGTCTTGAGAGAAACAAGATTCCTTTTGAGATTCTAAgaccaaaataaaagtaaaggagAGCCTTTAGGAAATTCCCAAatcattttggaatattttccagAACATTTTGGGACTTGTATCCTAATGATAGGCAAAATTATTATAGGTCATAGGAGGTTAATGTAGATGGTACCTGGCACAATATTAATACTGAAAAAGTATGATGAaagatttgcttcttttttagaAATCTTATGAAACACTAACAACAGTGTCCAGCACCTAAATTCTCAATGTCATCTACTGTGCTATATGATGAAAGTTTTACAATGGAATGGTTAATGACTTCCCCTTGAGATCTGTTCTGACTCTGTCTTAGCATAATTACAATTCGcacttttagatttatttatttttttgtaagtggAAATAACTATTTCTAAATCTGGGAGTTGAGCAATTCATTCAAATTAAGATCCTAAAGAACTATCTAGGTCAGTGTTTT contains:
- the PUS7L gene encoding pseudouridylate synthase PUS7L isoform X3, translated to MREPDFKQPHQGALGFLTHRHSFTLRKENLEMFEALGFLAIKLGVIPSDFSYAGLKDKKAITYQAMVVRKVSPERLKNIEKEIEKKRMNVFNIRSVDDSLRLGQLKGNHFDIIIRNVRNQINDSTNLRERILEAIENVKNKGFVNYYGPQRFGMGRKVHTDQIGLALLKSEMVKAVKLFLTPEDLDDPVNRAKKYFLQTEDAKGTLSLMPEFKVRERALLESLHRFGMTEEGCIQAWFSFPHSMRIFYIHAYSSKIWNEAVSYRLSTYGSRVVEGDLVCLDEDIDDEHFPSSKVHLVTEEEESASTYAIHQVVLPVLGYNIQYPKNKVGQWYQDTLSRDGLQTCRFKVPTLKLNVPGCYRQILKHPHNVSYQLMEEHDTDVKTEGSHIDETTLSLQISFDLDASCYATVCLREIMKHDF
- the PUS7L gene encoding pseudouridylate synthase PUS7L isoform X4, with amino-acid sequence MFEALGFLAIKLGVIPSDFSYAGLKDKKAITYQAMVVRKVSPERLKNIEKEIEKKRMNVFNIRSVDDSLRLGQLKGNHFDIIIRNVRNQINDSTNLRERILEAIENVKNKGFVNYYGPQRFGMGRKVHTDQIGLALLKSEMVKAVKLFLTPEDLDDPVNRAKKYFLQTEDAKGTLSLMPEFKVRERALLESLHRFGMTEEGCIQAWFSFPHSMRIFYIHAYSSKIWNEAVSYRLSTYGSRVVEGDLVCLDEDIDDEHFPSSKVHLVTEEEESASTYAIHQVVLPVLGYNIQYPKNKVGQWYQDTLSRDGLQTCRFKVPTLKLNVPGCYRQILKHPHNVSYQLMEEHDTDVKTEGSHIDETTLSLQISFDLDASCYATVCLREIMKHDF